A genomic window from Solanum dulcamara chromosome 11, daSolDulc1.2, whole genome shotgun sequence includes:
- the LOC129874490 gene encoding phosphoinositide phosphatase SAC6-like isoform X2: protein MMEKGDPSQKLYTRMRLWEFPDQYIVEPTDGSCGPCLEISRVDGSVKLIDEVPECSSVRVPKIQKIFGVIGILKLLSGSYVLVITDRECVGSYFGHPIFKVSLMKFFPCNQSLKNSTAEQKNMEAQFSALLNVVERTPGLYFSYDVNIILSAQRLHDLGDESKMLPLWRQADPRFVWNNYMMEQLIDNKLEPFLLPVVQGSFHNFQAAIGKDIIDVTLIARRCNRRAGTRMWRRGADSDGFVANFVESEQIIQLKGYTASFVQVRGSIPLLWNQIVDLTYKPKFEIVRIIEAPRVVERHYLDLRKKYGNVLSIDLVNKHGGEGRLSEKFANAMQHVAGDDVKYLHFDFHHICGHVHFELLSILYDQIEDFFIKNRYFLLNEKGEKVELQLGVLRTNCIDCLDRTNVTQSMLGRKMLEFQLRRLGTFDAEESISSHPNLDESFKLLWANHGDDISIQYSGTPALKGDFVRCGHRTAQGILADGCNALTRYYLNNFVDGTKQDAVDLSQGHYIPSVSRDIKSSSQKGSIETKASFPLALALILTGLFFAMLSLRKVRHDFRSLLYAMVWASISLGIAAFVRANGRMFCNRPSLHQSRR from the exons ATGATGGAGAAGGGAGATCCTTCACAGAAACTATATACAAGGATGCGACTTTGGGAATTTCCAGATCAGTATATTGTTGAGCCTACTGATGGATCCTGTGGTCCGTGCTTGGAGATCAGTCGTGTGGATGGGTCTGTGAAACTAATAG ATGAGGTTCCAGAATGCAGTTCGGTTCGTGTTCccaaaattcagaaaatatttgGTGTTATAGGCATACTAAAGCTTTTGTCTG GTTCATATGTACTGGTCATTACGGACCGTGAATGTGTTGGATCTTACtttgggcaccctatctttaaagtttcattgatgaaattttttCCTTGCAATCAGTCTCTCAAAAATTCCACTGCTGAACAG AAAAACATGGAAGCTCAGTTTTCGGCACTGCTTAATGTCGTAGAGAGGACTCCTGGTCTTTACTTCTCTTATGATGTCAATATAATATTGAG TGCTCAGCGACTGCATGATTTGGGTGATGAATCCAAGATGCTTCCTCTCTGGAGACAA GCGGACCCTCGATTCGTTTGGAACAACTATATGATGGAACAGCTGATAGATAACAAG CTTGAACCGTTCCTGCTTCCTGTTGTCCAAGGCA GTTTTCACAATTTTCAAGCTGCAATTGGAAAAGACATTATTGATGTTACGCTGATTGCAAGGAGGTGCAACAGGAGAGCTG GCACTCGAATGTGGAGAAGAGGGGCTGATTCTGATGGATTTGTTGCAAATTTTGTGGAAAGCGAGCAAATTATCCAGTTGAAAGGGTATACAGCATCATTTGTTCAG GTCAGAGGGTCAATCCCATTACTATGGAATCAGATTGTTGATTTGACATATAAGCCCAAGTTTGAGATAGTGAGAATTATAGAAGCA CCTAGAGTTGTTGAGCGGCATTACTTGGATCTGAGAAAAAAGTACGGAAATGTTCTATCAATTGATCTTGTCAATAAG CATGGAGGAGAAGGACGCCTAAGTGAAAAGTTTGCAAATGCAATGCAGCATGTTGCTGGTGATGATGTGAA ATACTTGCACTTTGATTTTCACCACATATGCGGGCATGTTCATTTTGAGCTCCTTTCTATCCTCTATGATCAAATTGAggattttttcattaaaaatag GTACTTTCTATTAAATGAAAAAGGTGAGAAAGTTGAGCTGCAACTTGGAGTTTTGAGGACCAACTGTATCGACTGCTTAGACCGTACAAATGTAACTCAG AGCATGCTAGGTCGCAAAATGCTTGAATTCCAATTGAGAAGGCTTGGTACTTTCGATGCTGAAGAATCTATTAGCTCACACCCCAACCTTGATGAAAGCTTCAAACTCT TGTGGGCCAACCATGGGGATGATATAAGCATCCAGTATTCTGGTACTCCAGCTTTAAAGGGAGATTTTGTCAG ATGTGGTCACAGAACAGCCCAGGGGATTCTCGCTGACGGATGTAATGCCCTAACACGATACTACTTGAACAACTTTGTTGATGGTACTAAACAG GATGCAGTTGATTTATCGCAAGGACACTATATTCCGTCTGTCTCTCGAGatataaaatcatcatcccaAAAAGGAAGCATTGAGACTAAAGCT TCATTTCCACTGGCATTGGCGCTAATATTGACTGGGTTGTTCTTTGCTATGTTGTCGCTAAGGAAAG TTCGACATGATTTCCGGAGTCTGCTATATGCAATGGTTTGGGCAAGCATAAGTTTGGGCATAGCTGCATTTGTGAGAGCCAATGGTCGAATGTTCTGTAACAGGCCTAGCCTGCACCAATCAAGGCGTTGA
- the LOC129871946 gene encoding catalase isozyme 2, whose protein sequence is MDPYKYRPSSAFNSPFCTTNSGAPVWNNNSSLTVGARGPVLLEDYHLVEKLANFDRERIAERVVHARGASAKGFFEVTHDIAHLTCADFLRAPGVQTPVIVRFSTVIHERGSPETLRDPRGFAVKFYTREGNFDLVGNNFPVFFIRDGMKFPDMVHALKPNPKSHIQENWRILDFFSHHPESLHMFSFLFDDIGIPQDYRHMDGSGVHTFTLINRAGKSTYVKFHWKPTCGVKSLLEEEAIRVGGANHSHATQDLYDSIAAGNYPEWKLFIQTMDPDHEDRFDFDPLDVTKTWPEDILPLQPVGRLVLNKNIDNFFNENEQLAFCPSIVVPGVYYSDDKMLQTRIFSYSDTQRYRLGPNYLQLPANAPKCAHHNNHYDGSMNFMHRDEEIDYFPSRYDQVRHAEMYPIPSRVCSGKREKCIIQKENNFKQAGERYRTFASDRQERFVRRWVEALSDPRITYEIRSIWISYWSQADKSLGQKLASRLNVRPSI, encoded by the exons ATGGATCCTTACAAG TACCGTCCGTCAAGTGCTTTCAATTCACCATTCTGTACCACTAATTCTGGTGCTCCTGTTTGGAACAACAATTCATCTCTTACTGTAGGTGCAAGAG GTCCCGTGTTGCTTGAGGATTACCATTTGGTAGAGAAACTTGCCAACTTTGACAGGGAACGTATCGCAGAACGTGTTGTTCATGCCCGAGGTGCTAGTGCCAAAGGGTTTTTTGAAGTTACTCATGACATTGCTCACCTTACCTGTGCTGATTTCCTTCGAGCTCCCGGTGTCCAGACTCCTGTCATTGTGAGATTTTCTACTGTTATTCATGAGAGGGGTAGTCCTGAAACTCTGAGGGACCCTCGTGGTTTTGCTGTCAAGTTCTACACCAGAGAG GGAAACTTTGATCTGGTAGGGAACAACTTCCCTGTCTTCTTCATCCGTGATGGAATGAAGTTCCCTGACATGGTCCATGCTCTGAAGCCAAATCCTAAGTCCCATATCCAAGAGAATTGGAGGATCCTTGATTTTTTCTCTCATCATCCTGAAAGCCTGCACATGTTCTCTTTCCTCTTCGATGATATTGGTATTCCACAAGATTACAGGCATATGGACGGGTCTGGTGTCCACACATTCACATTGATCAACAGGGCTGGGAAATCAACTTATGTGAAGTTCCACTGGAAGCCCACATGTGGTGTCAAGTCCTTGTTGGAAGAAGAGGCAATTCGAGTCGGAGGAGCAAATCATAGCCACGCTACTCAGGACCTCTATGACTCTATTGCAGCTGGAAATTATCCTGAATGGAAGCTCTTCATTCAGACTATGGATCCAGATCATGAAGACAGATTTGACTTTGATCCACTTGATGTGACAAAGACTTGGCCAGAGGATATCTTGCCTTTGCAGCCGGTGGGAAGATTAGTTCTGAACAAGAACATTGATAACTTCTTTAATGAGAATGAGCAGCTAGCTTTCTGCCCTTCTATTGTGGTTCCAGGGGTTTACTACTCAGATGATAAGATGCTTCAAACTCGTATTTTCTCCTACTCTGATACCCAGAGGTATCGACTTGGACCAAACTATTTGCAACTTCCTGCTAATGCTCCAAAGTGTGCTCATCACAACAATCACTATGATGGCTCTATGAATTTTATGCACAGGGATGAGGAG ATCGACTACTTCCCTTCAAGGTATGATCAAGTTCGCCATGCTGAGATGTATCCTATTCCTTCAAGAGTTTGCAGTGGCAAACGCGAGAAG TGTATCATACAGAAAGAGAACAATTTCAAGCAAGCAGGAGAAAGGTATCGCACATTCGCATCCGACAG ACAAGAACGCTTTGTTCGACGATGGGTGGAGGCCTTGTCTGATCCTCGCATCACTTATGAAATACGCAGCATTTGGATCTCATACTGGTCTCAG GCTGACAAATCTCTGGGTCAAAAGCTTGCTTCTAGGCTTAATGTGAGACCAAGCATATGA
- the LOC129874490 gene encoding phosphoinositide phosphatase SAC6-like isoform X1: MCCKYQSLQFLCCVCSILIMMEKGDPSQKLYTRMRLWEFPDQYIVEPTDGSCGPCLEISRVDGSVKLIDEVPECSSVRVPKIQKIFGVIGILKLLSGSYVLVITDRECVGSYFGHPIFKVSLMKFFPCNQSLKNSTAEQKNMEAQFSALLNVVERTPGLYFSYDVNIILSAQRLHDLGDESKMLPLWRQADPRFVWNNYMMEQLIDNKLEPFLLPVVQGSFHNFQAAIGKDIIDVTLIARRCNRRAGTRMWRRGADSDGFVANFVESEQIIQLKGYTASFVQVRGSIPLLWNQIVDLTYKPKFEIVRIIEAPRVVERHYLDLRKKYGNVLSIDLVNKHGGEGRLSEKFANAMQHVAGDDVKYLHFDFHHICGHVHFELLSILYDQIEDFFIKNRYFLLNEKGEKVELQLGVLRTNCIDCLDRTNVTQSMLGRKMLEFQLRRLGTFDAEESISSHPNLDESFKLLWANHGDDISIQYSGTPALKGDFVRCGHRTAQGILADGCNALTRYYLNNFVDGTKQDAVDLSQGHYIPSVSRDIKSSSQKGSIETKASFPLALALILTGLFFAMLSLRKVRHDFRSLLYAMVWASISLGIAAFVRANGRMFCNRPSLHQSRR; the protein is encoded by the exons ATGTGTTGCAAGTATCAGAGTTTACAATTCTTGTGTTG TGTCTGTAGCATTTTAATTATGATGGAGAAGGGAGATCCTTCACAGAAACTATATACAAGGATGCGACTTTGGGAATTTCCAGATCAGTATATTGTTGAGCCTACTGATGGATCCTGTGGTCCGTGCTTGGAGATCAGTCGTGTGGATGGGTCTGTGAAACTAATAG ATGAGGTTCCAGAATGCAGTTCGGTTCGTGTTCccaaaattcagaaaatatttgGTGTTATAGGCATACTAAAGCTTTTGTCTG GTTCATATGTACTGGTCATTACGGACCGTGAATGTGTTGGATCTTACtttgggcaccctatctttaaagtttcattgatgaaattttttCCTTGCAATCAGTCTCTCAAAAATTCCACTGCTGAACAG AAAAACATGGAAGCTCAGTTTTCGGCACTGCTTAATGTCGTAGAGAGGACTCCTGGTCTTTACTTCTCTTATGATGTCAATATAATATTGAG TGCTCAGCGACTGCATGATTTGGGTGATGAATCCAAGATGCTTCCTCTCTGGAGACAA GCGGACCCTCGATTCGTTTGGAACAACTATATGATGGAACAGCTGATAGATAACAAG CTTGAACCGTTCCTGCTTCCTGTTGTCCAAGGCA GTTTTCACAATTTTCAAGCTGCAATTGGAAAAGACATTATTGATGTTACGCTGATTGCAAGGAGGTGCAACAGGAGAGCTG GCACTCGAATGTGGAGAAGAGGGGCTGATTCTGATGGATTTGTTGCAAATTTTGTGGAAAGCGAGCAAATTATCCAGTTGAAAGGGTATACAGCATCATTTGTTCAG GTCAGAGGGTCAATCCCATTACTATGGAATCAGATTGTTGATTTGACATATAAGCCCAAGTTTGAGATAGTGAGAATTATAGAAGCA CCTAGAGTTGTTGAGCGGCATTACTTGGATCTGAGAAAAAAGTACGGAAATGTTCTATCAATTGATCTTGTCAATAAG CATGGAGGAGAAGGACGCCTAAGTGAAAAGTTTGCAAATGCAATGCAGCATGTTGCTGGTGATGATGTGAA ATACTTGCACTTTGATTTTCACCACATATGCGGGCATGTTCATTTTGAGCTCCTTTCTATCCTCTATGATCAAATTGAggattttttcattaaaaatag GTACTTTCTATTAAATGAAAAAGGTGAGAAAGTTGAGCTGCAACTTGGAGTTTTGAGGACCAACTGTATCGACTGCTTAGACCGTACAAATGTAACTCAG AGCATGCTAGGTCGCAAAATGCTTGAATTCCAATTGAGAAGGCTTGGTACTTTCGATGCTGAAGAATCTATTAGCTCACACCCCAACCTTGATGAAAGCTTCAAACTCT TGTGGGCCAACCATGGGGATGATATAAGCATCCAGTATTCTGGTACTCCAGCTTTAAAGGGAGATTTTGTCAG ATGTGGTCACAGAACAGCCCAGGGGATTCTCGCTGACGGATGTAATGCCCTAACACGATACTACTTGAACAACTTTGTTGATGGTACTAAACAG GATGCAGTTGATTTATCGCAAGGACACTATATTCCGTCTGTCTCTCGAGatataaaatcatcatcccaAAAAGGAAGCATTGAGACTAAAGCT TCATTTCCACTGGCATTGGCGCTAATATTGACTGGGTTGTTCTTTGCTATGTTGTCGCTAAGGAAAG TTCGACATGATTTCCGGAGTCTGCTATATGCAATGGTTTGGGCAAGCATAAGTTTGGGCATAGCTGCATTTGTGAGAGCCAATGGTCGAATGTTCTGTAACAGGCCTAGCCTGCACCAATCAAGGCGTTGA
- the LOC129874492 gene encoding dirigent protein 19-like, giving the protein MALSVCYSSFLSYLLLFVLLSRKSSSISHHHHHHHRHHELKSIHFTLFQHETINKTAYLIVNGVAGPAISQTTTPFGTLYVFQDPLTLKANSNSKIVGTAEGTSITSSLNGLQSISVAKITLKMKYYKGSISVVGGTHNTKPSNHPVVGGTGDFLFVQGYVTSSPVDLSGITVTYKIQFHLYWPPYAIPSHSI; this is encoded by the exons ATGGCTCTCTCTGTATgctactcttcttttctttcttatcttcttcttttcgTTCTCTTGTCTCGTAAGTCTAGCTCAATTtctcaccaccaccaccaccaccaccgccACCATGAACTCAAATCTATCCATTTTACTCTCTTTCAACACGAAACCATAAATAAAACAGCATATCTTATAGTGAATGGTGTTGCAGGACCAGCCATAAGCCAAACCACGACCCCTTTTGGCACCTTATATGTGTTCCAAGATCCCTTAACTCTAAAAGCcaactcaaactcaaagatAGTTGGGACAGCTGAAGGAACATCGATAACATCCTCGTTGAACGGACTGCAGAGCATATCTGTTGCTAAGATCACTTTGAAGATGAAGTATTACAAAGGCTCAATATCAGTTGTGGGAGGCACACACAATACAAAGCCATCTAACCATCCTGTTGTCGGAGGCACTGGTGATTTTCTGTTTGTTCAAGGTTACGTGACATCTTCTCCAGTGGATCTGTCTGGGATCACTGTTACTTATAAGATCCAGTTTCACCTCTATTGGCCTCCCTATGCCATTCCAAGTCATTCCAT CTGA